The following coding sequences are from one Tachysurus vachellii isolate PV-2020 chromosome 7, HZAU_Pvac_v1, whole genome shotgun sequence window:
- the LOC132848601 gene encoding phospholipid scramblase 2-like yields MSAPDYSSPHQAPYPMPQMGDPVPPYPGGGYGNHGPPPAGFYMGYQPNPNQPVMYQPSPGGPPQQPIQMNAYGGEAPLPTGPSAAASLATPVGIPQGLEYLTQIDQLLIHQKVELLEAFIGFETNNQYEIKNSLGQKIYKAKEKNDCCTRNCCGSLRSFDMKIKDNMDQEVIRLVRPFRCASCWCPCCMQELEVQAPPGTTIGYVTQDWHPCYPKFSIKGANKETVMKLEGPCLACNCCGDVHFELKSKDGGKNIGRISKQWSGLLKEAFTDADNFGIQFPMDMDVKMKAVLMGACFLIDFIFFEKVGDSNQRNTVFS; encoded by the exons ATTATTCATCCCCACACCAGGCTCCATACCCCATGCCCCAAATGGGAGACCCTGTGCCCCCCTACCCAGGAGGGGGTTACGGGAATCATGGTCCTCCACCTGCGGGATTCTACATGGGCTACCAACCCAACCCAAATCAACCAGTCATGTACCAGCCAAGCCCGGGTGGCCCACCACAGCAACCAATTCAGATGAATGCATATGGAG gtGAAGCTCCATTACCCACTGGCCCTTCTGCAGCAGCATCTTTAGCAACACCAGTAGGAATACCACAAGGTCTAGAATATTTAACACag ATTGACCAGCTCCTGATTCACCAGAAAGTCGAGTTGTTGGAAG cattcATTGGCTTTGAAACTAACAATCAATATGAGATCAAGAACAGCCTGGGCCAGAAGATTTACAAGGCCAAAGAGAAGAATGACTGCTGCACACGTAACTGCTGTGGTTCACTGAGAAGCTTTGACATGAAGATTAAAGACAACATGGATCAGGAAGTCATACGGCTGGTTCGCCCTTTTCGCTGTGCCTCCTGCTGGTGCCCATGCTGCATGCAAGAG CTGGAAGTGCAGGCACCCCCTGGCACCACCATCGGATATGTGACCCAAGACTGGCATCCTTGTTACCCAAAATTCTCCATCAAGGGTGCCAACAAAGAGACTGTGATGAAACTAGAGGGACCCTGTTTAGCCTGCAACTGCTGTGGGGATGTCCACTTTGAG CTAAAAAGCAAGGATGGAGGAAAGAACATTGGTCGAATCAGTAAGCAATGGAGTGGACTACTAAAGGAGGCGTTCACTGATGCAGACAACTTCGGCATCCAGTTTCCCATGGACATGGACGTGAAAATGAAAGCTGTCCTGATGGGTGCTTGCTTCCTTATT gATTTCATATTCTTTGAAAAAGTGGGAGACTCCAACCAACGTAACACAGTCTTCTCTTAG
- the tnk1 gene encoding non-receptor tyrosine-protein kinase TNK1: MLNSHGIMMDPDTQTLYQLLAEVQLEKFFLKIREELNVTRVEHLDYVKDTDLEQIGIKKPGQRRLWEAVKRYKINMRPRSWMSKVFSGRGPEGGDQSAGGIVPGPGPGPETVRALTCLIQDSELVFGEKLGSGSFGVVKKAEWHTPTGQVVNVAVKTLRTNMSKEADLITEFLQEVTIMLSLDHPNIIRLYGVVLTQPLKMVTELASLGSLYNMVRIWRGNYPLARLWLFSTQIAAGMEYLESRHFIHRDLAARNVLLASEELVKIGDFGLMRGLGRDKDHYIMGAHRRIPFAWCAPESLRVGFFSHASDVWMYGVTLWEMFTYCEEPWLGLSGRQILFRVEREGERLPRPIDCPQELYSVMRKCWACNPTDRPTFSQLTTMVAEAKPMEVCAVRDFAEARKLPLRVKDGVTVIEHGMDLCEWKGQNQRTLSIGWFPPTVINSFNPTLGPNSGAGYISSPVRGSLQHTGHGDMNLERNRGIPERPDDHGNWKTPLVKEKQESNLMKMAGMSRSLESVLGLPQSSGQGGNGNFAQRTNERKPISSAQIQDTRRFSDASGINPPPRPPPPNLKHLKHQNMIFDRRAAGNPVHAAWFLPPSQPNPQFVPQQLAKGPTNLTKMAHLAKSLDSDIGMEKERDRGKEKERVRERYPPQQNQVDKETLKAQVMAAVHGVTDEQVVKALQRSDWNPVRAEQQLKAEQLYHMSQCSREDCYKILARYKWDLQQASCFIIRMASERRNDRP, from the exons ATGCTGAACAGCCATGGGATTATGATGGATCCAGACACTCAGACGCTATACCAGCTTTTGGCAGAAGTGCAGTTGGAGAAATTTTTCCTGAAGATCCGTGAAGAACTTAATGTGACACGTGTTGAACACTTGGATTATGTCAAGGACACAGATTTAGAACAGATAGGCATCAAGAAACCAG GGCAAAGACGATTATGGGAAGCAGTCAAGCGTTACAAAATCAATATGCGGCCACGATCATGGATGTCCAAG GTCTTTTCTGGTCGTGGACCAGaaggaggtgatcagtctgctGGTGGTATTGTGCCTGGTCCAGGTCCAGGTCCAGAGACAGTACGAGCTCTTACCTGCCTTATCCAGGACAGTGAGCTGGTGTTTGGAGAAAAGTTGGGCTCAGGCTCCTTTGGAGTGGTGAAGAAGGCAGAGTGGCATACACCTACTGGACAAGTG GTGAATGTAGCAGTGAAGACTCTCAGGACCAATATGTCCAAGGAGGCAGATCTAATAACAGAATTTCTGCAGGAGGTCACTATCATGCTCTCTCTGGACCATCCCAATATTATCCGTCTGTATGGCGTAGTCCTTACCCAGCCTCTAAAGATG gtgaCTGAGCTGGCTTCTTTGGGTTCTCTGTATAACATGGTCCGCATATGGCGGGGCAATTACCCACTGGCTCGTCTCTGGCTCTTCAGCACCCAAATTGCTGCAGGGATGGAGTATTTGGAGTCACGTCATTTCATTCACAGAGACCTGGCAGCCCGGAACGTGCTTTTGGCCTCTGAAGAACTGGTGAAGATTGGGGACTTTGGCCTCATGAGGGGCCTGGGTCGTGACAAAGACCACTACATCATGGGAGCCCACAGACGTATCCCATTTGCATG GTGTGCTCCTGAGAGTTTGCGTGTGGGCTTTTTCTCACATGCCTCAGATGTCTGGATGTATGGGGTTACACTGTGGGAGATGTTCACTTACTGTGAGGAGCCCTGGCTTGGGTTGTCTGGAAGACAG atcctgtttcgtgttgagcGAGAGGGAGAACGCTTGCCAAGGCCTATTGATTGTCCTCAGGAGCTCTACAGTGTGATGCGAAAATGCTGGGCCTGCAATCCAACAGACCGACCCACATTCTCACAGCTCACCACTATGGTGGCTGAG GCCAAACCTATGGAAGTGTGTGCAGTACGGGATTTTGCAGAGGCCAGAAAGCTCCCGCTCCGGGTTAAAGATGGCGTGACTGTCATCGAGCATGG GATGGATTTATGTGAGTGGAAGGGTCAAAACCAGAGGACACTCTCTATTGGCTGGTTTCCTCCAACTGTGATCAATTCCTTCAATCCTACACTTGGCCCTAATTCTGGAGCTGGTTACATTTCTTCGCCCGTCAGAGGAAGCTTACAGCACACTGGACATGGAGACATGAATCTAGAACGTAACCGGGGAATACCAGAACGACctgatga CCATGGAAATTGGAAAACACCTTTAGTGAAGGAGAAACAAGAATCCAATCTTATGAAAATGGCAG gaaTGTCCCGCAGTCTAGAATCTGTCCTGGGCCTCCCTCAAAGCAGTGGTCAAGGTGGTAACGGTAACTTTGCTCAGCGAACTAACGAACGAAAACCCATCTCATCTGCCCAAATCCAGGACACCCGCAGGTTCAGTGATGCAAGTGGAATTAACCCTCCTCCACGGCCACCGCCACCCAACCTCAAACACTTAAAGCATCAGAATATGATTTTTGATCGTAGAGCTGCTGGAAATCCAGTTCATGCTGCTTggtttcttcctccttctcAACCAAATCCGCAGTTCGTACCTCAGCAGCTGGCTAAAGGTCCTACCAACTTAACCAAGATGGCCCATCTAGCTAAATCACTAGATAGTGACATAGgaatggagaaagaaagagatcgagggaaagaaaaagagcgGGTACGGGAAAGGTACCCACCACAACAGAACCAGGTAGATAAGGAGACCCTGAAAGCACAG GTTATGGCAGCTGTACATGGAGTAACTGATGAACAGGTTGTTAAAGCCCTACAACGCAGTGACTGGAATCCAGTGAGGGCAGAGCAACAGCTGAAG GCAGAGCAGCTTTACCACATGAGCCAGTGCTCACGAGAGGACTGCTATAAGATTCTAGCCCGCTACAAATGGGACCTGCAGCAGGCCAGCTGTTTTATTATACGCATGGCTAGTGAGAGACGCAATGACAGGCCTTAG